CGTAGGCGACGAGCAGGTCCTTGATGTCGCTGGCCTGGCTCACCGGATCGTGCCGGGACCCTGGCCGGTTCACGCTGCTCGCCCCACCCGTCTTCGCCACACCAGTCCTCGCTTGTCGGCCCACGCCGACGGTCGACTTGCCCGTCGGCCCACCCTACCCGTGGCTCCCCGACCACTCACCCCGACAAGCGGGCCTCGAGCACCTCGGCCTCCTCGGTGAACAGGCGGGTGAGCAGGGCCAGGCGCTCCAGCACCCCCTCGGTGCCGAGGACGCGGAGCTGGTCGAGCGGCCCGAGCGGACCGACCGCGGCCGCCTGGAAGGCGGCGACCCCCGGCTCGTCGCTGAGCTCGATGGTGGCGGGGACCGTGCTCTCGCCGAGCTCGCTCTTCAGGGCCACGGCCCGACGGAACGGGGCCGCCATGGCCTCGAGGGCGGCGTCGGCCGCCGCCTCGTCGACCTCGGCGTCGGGCCAGTCGTGCACCTCCGCACGCGGGTACGGGTCGTCGGGGAGCCACTCGTCCACCACGATCCGGCGTGCGCCCACGGCGACGATGCCGAAGCGGCCGTCCGGGTACT
This region of Acidimicrobiales bacterium genomic DNA includes:
- a CDS encoding LON peptidase substrate-binding domain-containing protein, with the translated sequence MAVLPMFPLGSVLFPSLVLPLHVFEERYRRLTRDCLDGDREFGVVLIERGSEVGGGDVRTTVGTVARIVEAEEYPDGRFGIVAVGARRIVVDEWLPDDPYPRAEVHDWPDAEVDEAAADAALEAMAAPFRRAVALKSELGESTVPATIELSDEPGVAAFQAAAVGPLGPLDQLRVLGTEGVLERLALLTRLFTEEAEVLEARLSG